From a single Gavia stellata isolate bGavSte3 chromosome 5, bGavSte3.hap2, whole genome shotgun sequence genomic region:
- the LOC132317067 gene encoding inositol 1,4,5-trisphosphate receptor-interacting protein-like 1 codes for MVAAIALVLAVLAVQHGLKHDQQIDAAAAERMQQREEYLHEEMTRLLQEIERSRAAEEATLLSVLQQWPLWTVPGALLLLASACWVAREMKLASGSFSEEEDDEEEEEEEDLSGAHNGVGSLAVSTQLPIRGLPGTCKVLKELVGDLLGVCRVFCQGTSMPQMHPAMGMNGTYEAWSVQEDSIGYRLLVFLRPPPGHSFSLKLDTTGQLPARRSSIHVVLECMCSRKQLLGDILCSLHHPDDKLPTDQSSYFLRTLCTRSYLDVEKVAGWVQLLVRSAWPLLPQSHHCQLTVLPSSQSCRFQLTSTSEMNICAEMIFAVQQGSSDAYLSLEQAEASLASSAP; via the coding sequence ATGGTTGCGGCAATTGCCCTcgtcctggctgtgctggccgTCCAGCACGGGCTGAAGCACGATCAGCAGATAGATGCGGCCGCGGCCGAGAGGATGCAGCAGCGTGAGGAGTATCTGCATGAGGAGATgactcggctgctgcaggagattGAGCGGAGCAGGGCCGCGGAGGAAGCCACGctcctttctgtgctgcagcagtggcCGTTATGGACTGTTCCaggagccctgctcctgctcgcTAGCGCCTGCTGGGTGGCCAGGGAAATGAAGCTTGCCTCTGGCAGCTTcagcgaggaggaggacgacgaggaggaggaggaggaggaagacctCAGTGGTGCACACAATGGTGTCGGCTCTTTGGCTGTGTCCACCCAACTGCCAATACGGGGCCTGCCGGGCACGTGCAaggtactgaaggagctggtgggTGACCTCCTTGGTGTCTGCCGAGTGTTTTGCCAGGGGACTTCCATGCCGCAGATGCACCCAGCCATGGGGATGAACGGCACCTATGAAGCCTGGAGTGTCCAGGAGGACAGCATCGGCTACCGCCTGCTCGTGTTCCTGCGGCCACCCCCTGGGCACTCTTTCAGCCTGAAGCTGGACACCAcggggcagctgccagcaaggcGCTCCAGCATCCACGTGGTGCTGGAGTGCATGTGCTCGaggaagcagctgctgggggatATTCTGTGCTCTCTCCACCACCCCGACGACAAGCTGCCGACGGATCAGAGCTCGTACTTCCTACGCACCCTCTGCACACGCTCCTACTTAGACGTGGAGAAAGTCGCCGGCTGGGTCCAACTGTTGGTGAGATCAGCCTGGCCGCTTTTGCCTCAGTCGCACCACTGCCAGCTAACggtgctgccctcctcccagTCCTGCAGGTTCCAGCTGACAAGCACCTCCGAGATGAACATCTGCGCTGAGATGATTTTTGCAGTGCAGCAAGGCAGCTCAGACGCCTACCTGAGCCTTGAGCAGGCAGAGGCCAGCCTCGCCAGCAGCGCACCATGA
- the LOC132317068 gene encoding inositol 1,4,5-trisphosphate receptor-interacting protein-like 1, protein MVAAIALVLAVLAVQHGLKHDQQIDAAAAERMQQREEYLHEEMTRLLQEIERSRAAEEATLLSVLQQWPLWTVPGALLLLASACWVAREMKLASGSFSEEEDDEEEEEEEDLSGAHNGVGSLAVSTQLPIRGLPGTCKVLKELVGDLLGVCRVFCQGTSMPQMHPAMGMNGTYEAWSVQEDSIGYRLVVFLRPPPGHSFSLKLDTTGQLPARRSSIHVVLECMCSRKQLLGDILCSLHHPDDKLPTDQSSYFLRTLCTRSYLDVEKVAGWVQLLVRSAWPLLPQSHHCQLTVLPSSQSCRFQLTSTSEMNICAEMIFAVQQGSSDAYLSLEQAEASLASSAP, encoded by the coding sequence ATGGTTGCGGCAATTGCCCTcgtcctggctgtgctggccgTCCAGCACGGGCTGAAGCACGATCAGCAGATAGATGCGGCCGCGGCCGAGAGGATGCAGCAGCGTGAGGAGTATCTGCATGAGGAGATgactcggctgctgcaggagattGAGCGGAGCAGGGCCGCGGAGGAAGCCACGctcctttctgtgctgcagcagtggcCGTTATGGACTGTTCCaggagccctgctcctgctcgcTAGCGCCTGCTGGGTGGCCAGGGAAATGAAGCTTGCCTCTGGCAGCTTcagcgaggaggaggacgacgaggaggaggaggaggaggaagacctCAGTGGTGCACACAATGGTGTCGGCTCTTTGGCTGTGTCCACCCAACTGCCAATACGGGGCCTGCCGGGCACGTGCAaggtactgaaggagctggtgggTGACCTCCTTGGTGTCTGCCGAGTGTTTTGCCAGGGGACTTCCATGCCGCAGATGCACCCAGCCATGGGGATGAACGGCACCTATGAAGCCTGGAGTGTCCAGGAGGACAGCATCGGCTACCGCCTGGTCGTGTTCCTGCGGCCACCCCCTGGGCACTCTTTCAGCCTGAAGCTGGACACCAcggggcagctgccagcaaggcGCTCCAGCATCCACGTGGTGCTGGAGTGCATGTGCTCGaggaagcagctgctgggggatATTCTGTGCTCTCTCCACCACCCCGACGACAAGCTGCCGACGGATCAGAGCTCGTACTTCCTACGCACCCTCTGCACACGCTCCTACTTAGACGTGGAGAAAGTCGCCGGCTGGGTCCAACTGTTGGTGAGATCAGCCTGGCCGCTTTTGCCTCAGTCGCACCACTGCCAGCTAACggtgctgccctcctcccagTCCTGCAGGTTCCAGCTGACAAGCACCTCCGAGATGAACATCTGCGCTGAGATGATTTTTGCAGTGCAGCAAGGCAGCTCAGACGCCTACCTGAGCCTTGAGCAGGCAGAGGCCAGCCTCGCCAGCAGCGCACCATGA
- the LOC132317069 gene encoding inositol 1,4,5-trisphosphate receptor-interacting protein-like 1, with product MVAAIALVLAVLAVQHGLKHDQQIDAAAAERMQQREEYLHEEMTRLLQEIERSRAAEEATLLSVLQQWPLWTVPGALLLLASACWVAREMKLASGSFSEEEDDEEEEEEEDLSGAHNGVGSLAVSTQLPIRGLPGTCKVLKELVGDLLGVCRVFCQGTSMPQMHPAMGMNGTYEAWSVQEDSIGYRLLVFLRPPPGHSFSLELDTTGQLPARRSSIHVVLECMCSRKQLLGDILCSLHHPDDKLPTDQSSYFLRTLCTRSYLDVEKVAGWVQLLVRSAWPLLPQSHHCQLTVLPSSQSCRFQLTSTSEMNICAEMIFAVQQGSSDAYLSLEQAEASLASSAP from the coding sequence ATGGTTGCGGCAATTGCCCTcgtcctggctgtgctggccgTCCAGCACGGGCTGAAGCACGATCAGCAGATAGATGCGGCCGCGGCCGAGAGGATGCAGCAGCGTGAGGAGTATCTGCATGAGGAGATgactcggctgctgcaggagattGAGCGGAGCAGGGCCGCGGAGGAAGCCACGctcctttctgtgctgcagcagtggcCGTTATGGACTGTTCCaggagccctgctcctgctcgcTAGCGCCTGCTGGGTGGCCAGGGAAATGAAGCTTGCCTCTGGCAGCTTcagcgaggaggaggacgacgaggaggaggaggaggaggaagacctCAGTGGTGCACACAATGGTGTCGGCTCTTTGGCTGTGTCCACCCAACTGCCAATACGGGGCCTGCCGGGCACGTGCAaggtactgaaggagctggtgggTGACCTCCTTGGTGTCTGCCGAGTGTTTTGCCAGGGGACTTCCATGCCGCAGATGCACCCAGCCATGGGGATGAACGGCACCTATGAAGCCTGGAGTGTCCAGGAGGACAGCATCGGCTACCGCCTGCTCGTGTTCCTGCGGCCACCCCCTGGGCACTCTTTCAGCCTGGAGCTGGACACCAcggggcagctgccagcaaggcGCTCCAGCATCCACGTGGTGCTGGAGTGCATGTGCTCGaggaagcagctgctgggggatATTCTGTGCTCTCTCCACCACCCCGACGACAAGCTGCCGACGGATCAGAGCTCGTACTTCCTACGCACCCTCTGCACACGCTCCTACTTAGACGTGGAGAAAGTCGCCGGCTGGGTCCAACTGTTGGTGAGATCAGCCTGGCCGCTTTTGCCTCAGTCGCACCACTGCCAGCTAACggtgctgccctcctcccagTCCTGCAGGTTCCAGCTGACAAGCACCTCCGAGATGAACATCTGCGCTGAGATGATTTTTGCAGTGCAGCAAGGCAGCTCAGACGCCTACCTGAGCCTTGAGCAGGCAGAGGCCAGCCTCGCCAGCAGCGCACCATGA
- the LOC132317070 gene encoding inositol 1,4,5-trisphosphate receptor-interacting protein-like 1, with the protein MVAAIALVLAVLAVQHGLKHDQQIDAAAAERMQQREEYLHEEMTRLLQEIERSRAAEEATLLSVLQQWPLWTVPGALLLLASACWVAREMKLASGSFSEEEDDEEEEEEEDLSGAHNGVGSLAVSTQLPIRGLPGTCKVLKELVGDLLGVCRVFCQGTSMPQMHPAMGMNGTYEAWSVQEDSIGYRLVVFLRPPPGHSFSLELDTTGQLPARRSSIHVVLECMCSRKQLLGDILCSLHHPDDKLPTDQSSYFLRTLCTRSYLDVEKVAGWVQLLVRSAWPLLPQSHHCQLTVLPSSQSCRFQLTSTSEMNICAEMIFAVQQGSSDAYLSLEQAEASLASSAP; encoded by the coding sequence ATGGTTGCGGCAATTGCCCTcgtcctggctgtgctggccgTCCAGCACGGGCTGAAGCACGATCAGCAGATAGATGCGGCCGCGGCCGAGAGGATGCAGCAGCGTGAGGAGTATCTGCATGAGGAGATgactcggctgctgcaggagattGAGCGGAGCAGGGCCGCGGAGGAAGCCACGctcctttctgtgctgcagcagtggcCGTTATGGACTGTTCCaggagccctgctcctgctcgcTAGCGCCTGCTGGGTGGCCAGGGAAATGAAGCTTGCCTCTGGCAGCTTcagcgaggaggaggacgacgaggaggaggaggaggaggaagacctCAGTGGTGCACACAATGGTGTCGGCTCTTTGGCTGTGTCCACCCAACTGCCAATACGGGGCCTGCCGGGCACGTGCAaggtactgaaggagctggtgggTGACCTCCTTGGTGTCTGCCGAGTGTTTTGCCAGGGGACTTCCATGCCGCAGATGCACCCAGCCATGGGGATGAACGGCACCTATGAAGCCTGGAGTGTCCAGGAGGACAGCATCGGCTACCGCCTGGTCGTGTTCCTGCGGCCACCCCCTGGGCACTCTTTCAGCCTGGAGCTGGACACCAcggggcagctgccagcaaggcGCTCCAGCATCCACGTGGTGCTGGAGTGCATGTGCTCGaggaagcagctgctgggggatATTCTGTGCTCTCTCCACCACCCCGACGACAAGCTGCCGACGGATCAGAGCTCGTACTTCCTACGCACCCTCTGCACACGCTCCTACTTAGACGTGGAGAAAGTCGCCGGCTGGGTCCAACTGTTGGTGAGATCAGCCTGGCCGCTTTTGCCTCAGTCGCACCACTGCCAGCTAACggtgctgccctcctcccagTCCTGCAGGTTCCAGCTGACAAGCACCTCCGAGATGAACATCTGCGCTGAGATGATTTTTGCAGTGCAGCAAGGCAGCTCAGACGCCTACCTGAGCCTTGAGCAGGCAGAGGCCAGCCTCGCCAGCAGCGCACCATGA